A DNA window from Halanaerobium saccharolyticum subsp. saccharolyticum DSM 6643 contains the following coding sequences:
- a CDS encoding methyl-accepting chemotaxis protein: protein MEAARAGEAGRGFSVVADEIRQLAEESEGATNKIGGLVKEIQNGVGNAVSKMDESGTVVNNSVSAIETTGNAFEKINGAALRLRELIEKINEQAEKVNINSKDVEATVNEIASVSQEAASNSQEVAAASEEQSASTEEIVSAAESLAAMANDLTESVNKFNL from the coding sequence ATAGAAGCAGCTAGAGCGGGTGAGGCTGGCAGAGGGTTCTCTGTGGTAGCAGACGAAATAAGACAGTTAGCAGAAGAATCAGAAGGTGCTACTAATAAGATAGGTGGTCTGGTAAAAGAAATTCAAAATGGAGTTGGAAATGCAGTTAGTAAAATGGACGAATCAGGAACAGTAGTAAATAATAGTGTATCTGCGATTGAAACTACAGGGAATGCTTTTGAAAAGATTAATGGTGCTGCCTTAAGACTAAGAGAGTTAATTGAAAAGATTAACGAACAAGCTGAAAAAGTAAATATTAATAGTAAAGATGTAGAGGCAACTGTTAATGAAATAGCTTCAGTTAGTCAAGAAGCAGCCAGCAACTCTCAGGAAGTAGCTGCAGCCAGTGAAGAACAGAGTGCATCAACTGAAGAAATAGTTAGTGCAGCAGAAAGTCTAGCAGCTATGGCAAATGATTTAACAGAATCAGTAAATAAATTTAATTTATAA
- a CDS encoding PAS domain S-box protein, with protein sequence MKKIMIIEDLKLHQRKIKDIILELGHQVSAVFAYGEKAVDYILKENNSPDLIIIDIILKGEINGYQVAKKISSETNIPFIILSSCKDEIEDFEASVYLNKPFSSQELKNNIELALYKYDIYKKMLKNNEEKKMILDTIDTQIWYLKDPETYGKVNQAHADFIGFDKSDIENKKLTKFLTKDEVEVCNTGNQKVFREKKKIRTEEWLENYEGKKRLLAITKNPKLNKKGEVEYVVCSAEDITARKEKEKIITDLHKIAIDFKKLKNEKEVCEMAIKAAENILDFNLCNIVLLKGKELIPFASSSNFEQEKIPLSKKSIAAKTYLESKSFIIDDLQNNLEAAAVKKIYKSAISIPIGSFGVFQATAAEKNSFSKNDLELAEILISHVIAALDRIDAQQEIQDHKNFLSNILEVQSGLVLLLDSEGGIVYFNKACETLSGYTEAEVKGRTVWDLFIGKNAKEKVENVFNQLKNKDYPTRYENYWLTKNGEKKEISWSNNVILDNEEQIKYIVATGIDITQRKKQEEKIKEQKAYFEQLFNNSPEAIALLDNKNQVMKVNGKFESLFGFKQPEMLNQNIDNFILPKQCLETGKEYTKKVINGEEIKVEAIRKNKDGKRMDVFVQAFPIKLADGQIGIYALYNDITERKKKEKKIEYLSFHDEMTGLYNRRYFENELSRLESSRKYPITIVIGDLDGLKHINDNYGHKKGDEYIINTANILKRAARTEDVIARIGGDEFAIILPCTNRREAHIFCQRIKENVEEFNCVLTQGKSLSISIGFEVMENNSQSVDEVFKKADQKMYINKRN encoded by the coding sequence ATGAAAAAAATAATGATAATTGAAGATTTAAAGCTGCATCAGAGAAAAATTAAAGATATAATTTTAGAGCTTGGTCATCAAGTTTCAGCTGTTTTTGCTTATGGCGAAAAAGCAGTAGATTATATCTTGAAAGAAAATAATTCGCCAGATCTTATAATTATAGATATTATTTTAAAAGGTGAAATAAATGGTTATCAAGTAGCTAAAAAAATTAGTTCAGAAACTAATATTCCTTTCATAATTCTTTCTTCATGTAAAGATGAGATTGAGGATTTTGAAGCTTCAGTATATTTAAATAAGCCATTTAGCAGTCAGGAACTTAAAAATAATATTGAACTTGCATTATATAAATATGATATCTACAAAAAAATGCTTAAAAATAACGAAGAGAAAAAAATGATATTGGATACAATTGATACTCAAATCTGGTATTTAAAAGATCCAGAAACTTATGGAAAAGTAAATCAGGCACATGCTGATTTTATAGGGTTTGATAAATCAGATATAGAAAACAAGAAATTAACTAAATTTTTGACAAAAGACGAAGTTGAGGTTTGCAATACTGGCAATCAAAAAGTATTTAGGGAAAAGAAAAAAATTAGAACTGAAGAATGGTTAGAAAATTATGAAGGAAAAAAGAGGTTATTAGCAATAACTAAAAACCCGAAGTTAAATAAAAAAGGAGAAGTGGAGTATGTAGTTTGTTCAGCTGAGGATATTACTGCTCGAAAAGAAAAAGAAAAGATAATTACAGATTTACATAAAATAGCTATAGATTTCAAAAAATTAAAGAATGAAAAAGAAGTATGTGAAATGGCTATAAAAGCAGCTGAAAATATTTTAGATTTTAATCTTTGTAATATTGTTTTGCTCAAAGGTAAAGAACTTATACCATTTGCTTCATCAAGTAATTTCGAACAGGAAAAAATTCCTCTATCCAAAAAAAGTATAGCAGCTAAAACTTATCTTGAAAGTAAAAGCTTTATTATTGATGACCTTCAGAATAATTTAGAAGCTGCTGCAGTAAAAAAGATTTATAAATCAGCCATCAGTATTCCTATCGGCAGTTTCGGGGTTTTTCAGGCAACCGCAGCTGAAAAAAATTCATTTTCTAAAAATGATTTAGAACTAGCTGAAATTTTGATTTCACATGTTATTGCGGCATTAGACAGAATAGATGCTCAGCAGGAAATTCAGGATCACAAGAACTTTTTATCAAATATTTTAGAGGTTCAGAGTGGATTAGTTTTATTGTTGGATTCTGAAGGTGGAATTGTTTACTTTAATAAAGCCTGTGAAACACTTTCAGGATATACAGAAGCTGAAGTAAAAGGAAGAACTGTCTGGGATTTATTTATTGGAAAAAATGCAAAAGAAAAAGTTGAAAATGTTTTTAATCAGTTGAAAAACAAAGATTATCCTACTAGATATGAAAATTATTGGTTGACTAAAAACGGTGAAAAAAAAGAAATTTCTTGGTCTAATAATGTTATTTTAGATAATGAAGAGCAAATAAAATACATTGTTGCTACAGGTATTGACATTACTCAAAGAAAAAAACAGGAAGAAAAAATAAAAGAACAAAAAGCATATTTTGAACAACTTTTTAATAATTCGCCAGAAGCAATAGCTCTTTTAGATAATAAAAATCAGGTAATGAAAGTGAATGGTAAATTTGAATCATTATTTGGATTTAAACAGCCAGAAATGTTGAATCAAAATATTGATAATTTTATTTTACCAAAACAATGTTTGGAAACTGGAAAAGAATATACTAAAAAAGTTATAAATGGTGAAGAAATTAAGGTAGAAGCAATAAGAAAAAATAAAGATGGAAAAAGAATGGATGTATTTGTTCAAGCTTTTCCAATAAAATTAGCAGATGGGCAGATAGGTATTTATGCTTTATACAATGATATAACAGAAAGAAAAAAGAAAGAAAAGAAAATAGAATATCTTTCTTTTCATGATGAGATGACGGGTTTATATAATCGAAGATATTTCGAAAATGAACTAAGTAGATTAGAATCTTCACGTAAATATCCAATAACAATTGTGATTGGTGATTTAGATGGTCTTAAACATATAAATGATAATTATGGCCATAAAAAAGGTGATGAGTATATAATTAATACAGCAAATATATTAAAAAGGGCCGCTAGAACAGAAGATGTGATTGCTCGCATAGGTGGCGATGAGTTTGCTATAATTTTGCCGTGTACTAATCGTAGAGAGGCTCATATTTTTTGTCAAAGAATAAAAGAAAATGTAGAAGAATTTAATTGTGTCCTAACTCAGGGAAAATCTTTATCAATTTCTATTGGATTTGAAGTGATGGAAAACAATAGTCAAAGCGTAGATGAAGTATTTAAAAAAGCAGATCAAAAAATGTATATAAATAAAAGAAACTAA
- a CDS encoding 4Fe-4S binding protein translates to MENIESLYHIETNRTFTLLRKYAWIFTLTVAVGGLWIPKLGLLVLPVIAGLSLTSFLKGRYWCGNICPHGSLFDSILLKFSKNRAIPQFFKSNFLRISFLLFFSFQIGRKMINVINIYGQAPFLDKLGFIFVASYLMVTILGGITSIFYSPRTWCQFCPMGTIQHLSYKAGKALGVNEKTDKKVTIESTEICHECGMCARVCPMQLEPYLEWSENGQLDNEKCIRCNTCVENCPAGILDIKSDSADNFNVWEEVDLDYYKKDKIKAEIENIEKFSENIKEFSFRLEEPTKIDVEAGQFILVKVSEKHQMYRAYSIAGIEDEGSLIKVTVMKMTDGYGTSIIFSDFEKGQEIELKGPMGHELVVDKEAENVMLVGGGIGITPFIPIVEAIVNNDNQINRAKLIYGVNKKDQFLYREFFEEMDAQSDKFEFIPVVAFDDNWDGQKGFVTDVMDNYELDDYKIYMCGPGPMEAAARQLLEDKDFDQSQLYAEST, encoded by the coding sequence ATGGAAAATATTGAATCTTTGTATCATATTGAAACAAATCGAACGTTTACTTTATTAAGAAAATATGCTTGGATTTTTACTTTAACTGTTGCTGTTGGTGGCTTGTGGATTCCCAAATTGGGTCTATTAGTATTACCTGTAATTGCAGGTCTTTCTCTAACTTCATTTTTAAAAGGGAGGTATTGGTGTGGAAATATCTGCCCACATGGAAGTTTATTTGATTCAATCCTACTTAAATTTAGTAAAAACAGAGCCATTCCTCAATTTTTTAAATCTAATTTTTTAAGAATTTCTTTTTTGCTTTTCTTTTCTTTCCAAATTGGAAGAAAAATGATTAATGTAATTAATATTTATGGTCAGGCCCCATTTTTAGATAAATTGGGTTTTATTTTTGTAGCAAGTTATTTAATGGTAACAATATTAGGTGGGATCACATCTATTTTTTATTCTCCCCGAACCTGGTGTCAATTTTGTCCAATGGGAACTATTCAACATCTGAGTTATAAAGCGGGAAAAGCTCTTGGAGTTAATGAAAAAACGGATAAAAAGGTAACAATTGAATCAACAGAAATTTGTCATGAATGTGGAATGTGTGCCCGGGTCTGTCCGATGCAGCTTGAGCCATATTTAGAGTGGAGTGAAAATGGACAACTGGACAACGAGAAATGTATTCGTTGTAACACCTGTGTAGAAAATTGTCCAGCAGGTATATTAGACATAAAATCAGATTCTGCTGATAATTTTAATGTTTGGGAAGAAGTTGATTTAGATTATTATAAAAAAGATAAAATAAAAGCTGAAATTGAAAACATAGAAAAATTTTCAGAAAACATTAAAGAATTTTCATTTAGATTGGAAGAACCTACAAAAATTGATGTTGAAGCTGGTCAATTTATATTAGTTAAGGTCTCTGAAAAACATCAAATGTACAGAGCTTATTCGATTGCTGGTATAGAAGATGAAGGTAGTTTAATTAAAGTAACTGTAATGAAAATGACAGATGGTTATGGGACCAGCATAATTTTCTCTGATTTTGAAAAAGGACAGGAAATTGAACTTAAAGGACCGATGGGTCACGAACTGGTTGTAGATAAAGAGGCAGAGAATGTAATGCTGGTTGGTGGCGGGATTGGAATTACTCCCTTTATTCCAATTGTTGAGGCTATAGTTAATAATGATAACCAAATTAATAGGGCAAAGCTAATTTATGGAGTTAACAAAAAAGATCAATTTCTCTACAGAGAATTCTTCGAGGAAATGGATGCTCAATCTGACAAATTTGAATTTATACCGGTTGTTGCCTTTGATGATAACTGGGATGGTCAAAAAGGATTTGTAACTGATGTTATGGATAACTATGAGCTTGATGATTATAAAATATATATGTGTGGACCTGGACCAATGGAAGCTGCAGCCCGACAATTATTGGAAGATAAAGATTTTGACCAGAGTCAGCTTTATGCAGAATCAACTTAA
- a CDS encoding EscU/YscU/HrcU family type III secretion system export apparatus switch protein codes for MTADMNKENLKTKKTVALKYNQNTDQAPKIIASGEGSIAEQIIKKAREENIPIKEDKDVVQVLAELNIGDEIPEELYTVIAEILSFFYELEELQS; via the coding sequence GTGACAGCAGACATGAATAAAGAAAATCTTAAAACTAAAAAAACAGTTGCTTTAAAATATAATCAAAACACGGATCAAGCTCCAAAAATCATTGCAAGCGGTGAAGGAAGTATTGCAGAACAAATAATAAAAAAAGCCAGAGAAGAAAACATCCCTATCAAAGAAGATAAGGATGTTGTTCAAGTCCTGGCTGAACTCAATATCGGTGATGAAATTCCAGAAGAATTATATACTGTTATTGCAGAAATACTTTCGTTTTTTTATGAATTAGAAGAACTGCAGTCTTAA
- a CDS encoding methyl-accepting chemotaxis protein translates to MINTEGDIVYTEAKENDLGQSLSSGQLSNSNLAEAYNKGLDDVTLVDYKYYTPSGEPAIFVSAPIMDNEEVIGVVALQISDEAINDIMGETTGMGESGETYLVGPDMLMRSDSRFSNENDILNREVNTAAVNSALAGQEGTEIVKDYRGINVLSSYDKLDIEGLNWAILAEIDEDEAFAEVAAMTRNTYIQIAIIALLVIIIAYFFSKKITNPILKAVAMAKEIANGNLSVEKIKIKSKDEIGDLADALNDMLDSLKNIIQKVMNIAENLSASSEELSASGEEVATAAQQVGESIQQVASGAEEQSAQVEETTSKINELIDQINDVEKMSTEMDEQADNVMDNINDGNQSLNNSIEQIENVKGNANDVAATINNLGDLSNEIGEIVELINDIAA, encoded by the coding sequence TTGATTAACACTGAAGGAGACATAGTATACACTGAAGCAAAGGAAAATGATTTAGGACAGAGTTTAAGCAGTGGACAGCTAAGTAATAGCAATTTAGCCGAGGCATATAATAAAGGGTTAGATGATGTTACACTAGTTGACTATAAATATTATACTCCATCTGGAGAACCTGCAATTTTTGTATCTGCTCCAATAATGGATAACGAAGAAGTGATTGGTGTAGTTGCCTTACAGATTTCAGATGAGGCAATCAATGATATTATGGGCGAAACTACTGGCATGGGAGAAAGTGGTGAAACATATTTAGTTGGTCCTGATATGTTAATGCGTTCTGATTCGAGATTTTCTAATGAAAACGATATTTTAAATAGAGAGGTTAATACAGCTGCAGTCAACAGTGCTTTAGCTGGACAGGAAGGAACTGAGATAGTTAAAGATTATCGAGGTATTAATGTCTTAAGCTCTTATGATAAATTAGATATTGAAGGACTGAATTGGGCAATTCTTGCAGAAATTGACGAGGATGAGGCATTTGCTGAAGTAGCTGCTATGACTCGAAATACTTATATTCAGATAGCTATTATAGCATTACTTGTGATTATTATAGCATATTTCTTCTCTAAAAAAATAACAAATCCTATACTAAAAGCAGTAGCAATGGCTAAAGAAATAGCAAATGGAAATTTATCAGTTGAGAAAATAAAAATTAAATCTAAAGATGAAATTGGTGATTTAGCTGATGCTTTAAATGATATGTTGGATAGTCTTAAAAACATAATTCAAAAAGTTATGAATATAGCTGAAAATCTTTCAGCATCAAGTGAAGAACTATCTGCTTCAGGAGAAGAAGTAGCTACAGCAGCTCAGCAGGTAGGAGAATCTATCCAGCAGGTAGCATCAGGAGCAGAGGAACAGTCAGCTCAAGTTGAAGAAACAACCAGCAAAATCAATGAACTTATAGATCAAATTAATGATGTAGAAAAAATGTCAACAGAAATGGATGAGCAGGCAGATAATGTAATGGACAATATCAATGATGGTAATCAATCACTAAATAATTCAATAGAACAAATAGAAAATGTAAAAGGAAATGCAAACGATGTAGCAGCTACTATTAATAATTTAGGAGATTTATCAAATGAGATTGGAGAGATTGTAGAATTAATTAATGACATTGCAGCCTAG
- a CDS encoding YeeE/YedE family protein, which yields MRSELYQQRKNRQQKLAMIISALVFVLFIFLFKVENVLAYSLAFGLIIGFAMQKSKICFTAAFRDPFLFGMTKLSRALVLSLMITTIGFGIIQFFRFESGLPIGGKLLIPGIYIPIGAFIFGLGASVSGGCASGTLFRLGEGYQMQHLVIIGFLLGSLRGGLDQGFWNNLTFAKKAYHLPEMFSNWIFGISFQLVILAIIYFLLIIKEDKSLSSFFNGFNDFFRKDNFENLFLKIKNIFFHPLKYLSYNIWPYWIGALIIAAANIIYFQMTGNYWRISTGFMNLIFWFLSILGITFENIDFEIISPFFDFIFWSNLGIILGALISILLTGRFKFKKIKNKKQYLIALTGGFLMGYGSRVASGCNIGGFYSAVSSLALNGWLYLPFVIIGIYLGSKFLSKFIVR from the coding sequence TTGAGAAGTGAATTATACCAGCAGCGAAAAAATAGACAACAAAAATTAGCAATGATAATTTCTGCTTTAGTATTTGTTTTATTTATTTTTCTATTTAAAGTTGAAAATGTATTAGCCTATAGTCTTGCTTTTGGTTTAATTATTGGCTTTGCTATGCAAAAATCAAAAATATGCTTTACAGCAGCATTTAGAGATCCATTTCTTTTTGGAATGACTAAACTAAGCAGAGCTTTAGTCTTATCATTAATGATTACAACTATAGGTTTCGGAATAATACAATTTTTTAGATTTGAATCTGGTCTTCCAATAGGTGGGAAACTTTTAATTCCTGGTATTTATATTCCAATTGGAGCCTTTATTTTTGGACTTGGAGCTTCAGTTAGCGGTGGCTGTGCTTCTGGAACCCTCTTTCGTCTGGGAGAAGGTTATCAAATGCAGCATCTTGTTATAATCGGATTTCTTCTTGGATCTCTTAGAGGGGGACTTGATCAAGGGTTTTGGAATAATTTAACTTTTGCTAAAAAAGCATACCATTTACCAGAAATGTTTTCAAATTGGATTTTTGGAATCTCATTTCAGCTTGTTATTTTAGCTATTATCTATTTTTTACTAATTATCAAAGAAGATAAATCATTATCTTCCTTTTTTAATGGTTTTAATGATTTTTTTAGGAAAGATAATTTTGAGAATTTATTTTTAAAGATCAAAAATATCTTTTTCCATCCATTAAAATATTTAAGTTATAATATCTGGCCTTATTGGATTGGCGCCTTAATTATTGCAGCAGCCAATATTATTTATTTTCAGATGACAGGAAATTACTGGAGAATAAGCACTGGATTTATGAATCTTATTTTTTGGTTTTTATCAATTTTAGGAATTACTTTTGAGAATATAGATTTTGAGATAATATCTCCTTTTTTTGATTTTATTTTTTGGTCTAATCTTGGTATTATCCTGGGAGCTTTAATTAGTATTTTACTAACAGGTCGTTTTAAATTTAAAAAAATTAAAAACAAAAAACAATATTTAATAGCACTTACAGGTGGTTTCTTAATGGGTTATGGTTCACGAGTAGCTTCAGGCTGTAATATTGGTGGTTTTTATAGTGCCGTGTCATCTTTAGCCTTAAATGGGTGGTTATATTTACCTTTTGTTATAATTGGTATTTATTTAGGTAGTAAGTTTTTAAGTAAATTTATAGTTAGGTGA
- a CDS encoding PAS domain S-box protein, producing the protein MFNYKKIINLDKLKSGDHIVLLYKNEKEIISASISFIKTSLARNEKCLYIKGDLNEEILINELRKQLSDFDSYIENGQLQFLDKEETYALSDNFKAKEMIETLKKESMNALAEGYKGLAITGELSWVLNFENGKKEIIDYEWMLNEYIFDDYPVVAMCRYNLNKFDNSIIKAIIELHHYIIWQGKIHENPYYIEPEGYRDNQIVEYEIESWLKNIQKYKKRESIFKEKLKKSEYKYQNLFNSAPVGIVTTTSNGRVVKINKTMAEILGFDSVEEVLNYYPDLSRKLYVNPERRKELVKSLKENGEVKDFDFKAIKRNGSHIWLNMSAKISKESDDFFVIEAFVFDITARKIREEKIGKQKEELSDSFEQITAYNEEIMAMNEELEQSFEEVNLLNQRFVNMIELVSNMGDKTLLSEKEFFSDLLNKAIEIIPEADYGKICIINEQEQCEFIDAVGHDLNILEKIRFDKKFLFHKDSKTINSTNDYFFEINKLKSETKEDFIKGFKPIKNSLYINIVIDGQTVGRMALDIKKNSSKEFTDTTKKVLKSFSTLASSFFAFKRFDDLQTNFTKELLTSIIKIMEMYDLYTKGHSENVAKLASAIAKEMNLSKKTIKNTYWAGLVHDIGKLLIPLNIINKKGKLTEQEFELIKKHPAWGSKALSSSKILKPIAKYMLHHHERWDGRGYPEGLKENEIPVISQILAVADAWDAMLSRRSYRKSLTTEEALMEVKENKGSQFSPRVVDSFIKIIENNKIEKLKVDVLKKEINNSKKEKHLLKRKEDYEELFKKAEDGIVILDEDFNIIRANNYFINMFEYQKQQIIGANIKKIVPKARIEETKNYIQKLVQGESINSKTVRKKENGKMIRVSIQAFSVSLNGGNMGYYVIYRDITELEETRIKYENIKERYKALFENDNTIMLIIDPDSENIVDSNPAAISFYGWSKKELTSMKITDINILEKKEVKKEILNAKAKNRNYFNFKHRTANGKIKNVEVYSQPIPFAEKEYLYSIIHEKNK; encoded by the coding sequence ATGTTTAATTATAAAAAAATTATTAATCTCGACAAATTAAAAAGTGGAGATCATATCGTACTGCTTTATAAAAATGAAAAAGAAATTATTTCTGCCTCAATATCTTTTATTAAAACAAGTTTGGCCAGAAATGAAAAATGTCTTTATATAAAAGGTGATTTAAATGAAGAAATTCTTATAAATGAGTTAAGAAAACAGCTTTCTGATTTTGATTCATATATAGAAAATGGTCAGCTGCAGTTTTTAGATAAAGAAGAAACTTATGCTTTAAGTGATAATTTCAAAGCAAAAGAAATGATTGAAACTCTAAAAAAAGAGTCGATGAATGCATTAGCAGAAGGTTACAAAGGTTTAGCTATAACTGGTGAACTGAGCTGGGTTTTAAATTTTGAAAATGGTAAAAAAGAAATAATAGACTATGAATGGATGCTCAATGAATATATTTTTGATGATTATCCCGTAGTGGCAATGTGCCGCTATAATCTTAATAAATTTGATAACAGTATTATAAAAGCAATAATTGAGCTTCACCATTATATAATCTGGCAGGGTAAAATTCATGAAAACCCTTATTATATAGAGCCTGAAGGTTATAGAGATAATCAGATTGTAGAATATGAGATAGAAAGCTGGTTAAAAAATATTCAAAAATATAAAAAAAGAGAAAGTATTTTTAAAGAAAAATTAAAAAAGAGTGAATATAAATATCAAAATTTATTTAATTCAGCTCCTGTGGGTATTGTTACAACTACTTCAAATGGAAGAGTTGTAAAGATAAATAAGACTATGGCAGAGATTTTAGGTTTTGATAGTGTTGAAGAAGTATTAAATTATTATCCTGACTTATCTAGAAAATTATATGTCAATCCTGAGAGAAGAAAAGAACTTGTAAAAAGCTTAAAAGAAAATGGAGAAGTGAAAGATTTTGATTTTAAAGCAATAAAAAGAAATGGCAGCCATATATGGTTGAACATGAGTGCAAAAATCAGTAAGGAATCTGATGATTTTTTTGTAATTGAAGCTTTTGTATTTGATATTACAGCCAGAAAGATTAGAGAAGAAAAAATTGGTAAACAAAAAGAAGAACTTTCTGATTCTTTTGAGCAAATAACAGCCTATAACGAAGAAATTATGGCTATGAATGAGGAATTAGAGCAGTCCTTTGAAGAAGTGAATTTACTTAATCAAAGATTTGTTAATATGATTGAGCTTGTATCTAATATGGGAGATAAAACATTACTTAGTGAAAAAGAATTTTTTTCTGATTTATTAAATAAAGCTATAGAGATAATTCCAGAAGCTGATTATGGTAAAATATGTATCATAAATGAGCAGGAACAATGTGAATTTATAGATGCTGTTGGTCATGATCTTAATATTTTAGAAAAAATAAGATTTGATAAGAAATTCCTTTTTCATAAAGATAGTAAAACCATAAATAGTACCAATGATTATTTTTTTGAAATTAATAAACTAAAATCAGAAACAAAAGAAGATTTTATAAAGGGATTTAAACCCATTAAAAATTCGCTATATATAAATATTGTAATAGACGGACAGACAGTCGGTCGAATGGCTCTTGATATTAAAAAGAACAGCAGTAAAGAATTTACTGATACAACTAAAAAAGTCTTAAAATCTTTTTCAACTTTAGCTTCGTCATTTTTTGCTTTTAAAAGATTTGATGATCTGCAGACCAATTTCACTAAAGAATTATTAACCTCCATTATTAAAATTATGGAAATGTATGATCTTTATACAAAAGGTCATTCAGAAAATGTTGCTAAATTAGCTTCTGCAATAGCAAAAGAGATGAATCTTTCGAAAAAAACAATAAAAAACACCTATTGGGCAGGGCTTGTTCATGATATAGGTAAATTACTTATTCCTCTTAATATAATAAATAAAAAAGGAAAACTAACAGAGCAAGAGTTTGAGTTAATTAAAAAGCATCCAGCCTGGGGAAGTAAAGCTTTGAGCAGTTCTAAAATATTAAAACCAATAGCTAAATATATGCTGCATCATCACGAAAGATGGGATGGTAGAGGTTATCCTGAGGGATTAAAAGAGAATGAAATACCAGTGATTTCTCAAATTTTAGCAGTAGCAGATGCCTGGGATGCTATGTTATCTCGAAGATCTTATAGAAAGTCATTAACTACAGAAGAGGCTCTAATGGAGGTTAAAGAAAATAAAGGAAGCCAATTTTCTCCACGGGTAGTAGATTCTTTTATAAAAATTATTGAGAATAATAAAATTGAAAAGCTTAAAGTAGATGTATTAAAAAAAGAAATAAATAATTCTAAAAAAGAAAAACATTTATTAAAAAGAAAAGAAGATTATGAAGAATTATTTAAAAAAGCCGAAGATGGTATAGTAATTTTAGATGAGGATTTTAATATCATTCGAGCAAATAATTATTTTATAAATATGTTTGAATATCAAAAACAGCAAATTATTGGTGCAAACATTAAAAAAATTGTACCAAAAGCTCGAATCGAAGAAACTAAAAATTATATTCAAAAACTAGTTCAGGGAGAAAGTATAAATTCAAAAACAGTCAGAAAAAAAGAAAATGGTAAAATGATTAGAGTTTCAATTCAGGCTTTCTCTGTTTCTTTAAATGGAGGCAATATGGGATATTATGTTATTTATAGAGATATTACTGAACTAGAAGAAACTAGAATTAAATATGAAAACATTAAAGAAAGATATAAGGCTCTTTTTGAGAATGATAACACGATTATGTTAATTATTGACCCTGATAGTGAAAATATAGTTGATTCAAACCCTGCTGCAATAAGTTTTTATGGCTGGAGTAAAAAAGAACTAACTTCAATGAAAATAACAGATATAAATATTTTAGAAAAAAAAGAAGTCAAAAAAGAAATTTTAAATGCTAAAGCAAAAAATAGAAATTATTTTAATTTTAAACATCGGACAGCTAATGGTAAAATAAAAAATGTCGAGGTTTACAGCCAGCCAATACCTTTTGCAGAAAAGGAATACCTATATTCGATTATTCATGAAAAAAATAAATAA